In the genome of Chryseobacterium oryzae, one region contains:
- a CDS encoding TlpA family protein disulfide reductase yields MKKNFIYILILVVVAVIALVPGIRNFLKDQFLPVATIENAVHISNEDYDIELQGINVPSTNLKNFKDKPLFLNFWGTWCPPCVKEWPTIQKLYDGRKDHLNFVLIAMKDDEAKVRKFLKENNYTVPVYIAQSPISEKVLPKAFPTTFLLDQNGRILLKEDAYTDWNTESIHQFIDNIIK; encoded by the coding sequence ATGAAAAAAAACTTCATATACATCCTTATTCTCGTTGTTGTTGCGGTTATTGCTTTAGTTCCGGGTATAAGAAACTTTTTGAAAGACCAGTTTTTGCCGGTTGCCACGATTGAAAATGCAGTTCACATCAGCAATGAAGATTACGATATAGAGCTACAGGGAATAAATGTTCCAAGCACAAACCTCAAAAATTTTAAAGATAAACCTCTTTTTCTTAATTTTTGGGGAACCTGGTGTCCTCCATGTGTTAAAGAATGGCCTACTATTCAGAAATTGTATGACGGCAGAAAAGATCACCTCAACTTTGTGCTTATTGCGATGAAAGATGATGAAGCTAAAGTGCGTAAGTTTCTTAAAGAAAATAATTATACCGTTCCTGTATATATCGCACAAAGCCCAATTTCGGAGAAAGTACTTCCCAAAGCTTTTCCTACTACATTTTTATTGGATCAAAATGGGAGAATTCTCCTTAAAGAAGATGCTTATACCGATTGGAATACAGAATCTATACATCAATTCATAGATAATATTATCAAATAA
- a CDS encoding lamin tail domain-containing protein, giving the protein MKKVFTFIGLVSMTAFSNAQIVINEIYTGGGILGAAITHDFIELKNIGSTTASLNGATIQYASSTGSFTQYNNLPNITLAAGQTYLIQHGTDGFGGIINLLNPNLIVTALLNFDGSAQVGVGVGLAFTSGKVALANNNTQVSGPTSANVLDFVGYGLANQFEGAGAAPSPTILNSITRVSGDTNNNNIDFTITLPTPQSSGNLAVTDLQSTAHKYKFVQNTFVKEDEIIFGTEVKDIKIYTLSGQLIRTSESKYARYLNVADLQKGNYIITATIDNQPVSQKIIKD; this is encoded by the coding sequence ATGAAAAAAGTATTTACTTTTATCGGACTTGTTTCGATGACTGCGTTTTCTAATGCACAGATTGTTATTAATGAAATTTACACTGGGGGTGGTATTCTTGGAGCAGCCATTACCCACGATTTCATAGAACTGAAGAACATTGGTTCCACAACAGCTTCACTGAATGGGGCTACAATTCAGTATGCATCATCTACCGGCAGTTTTACTCAATACAATAATCTTCCTAATATTACTTTAGCGGCAGGACAAACCTATTTAATTCAGCACGGAACAGATGGTTTTGGAGGAATCATTAATTTGCTCAATCCCAATCTTATTGTAACTGCTTTACTAAACTTCGATGGATCCGCACAGGTTGGAGTAGGAGTTGGGCTTGCTTTTACTTCTGGCAAAGTGGCTTTGGCGAATAATAACACTCAAGTTTCTGGGCCTACTTCTGCAAATGTCTTAGATTTTGTAGGATATGGTTTGGCAAATCAATTTGAGGGAGCAGGTGCTGCACCATCGCCAACAATCTTAAATTCTATCACCAGAGTAAGCGGAGATACCAACAATAATAATATAGATTTTACAATAACTCTACCAACACCACAATCATCAGGAAATTTAGCGGTAACCGATTTACAAAGCACAGCGCACAAGTATAAATTTGTACAAAACACCTTCGTTAAAGAAGATGAAATTATTTTTGGAACAGAAGTAAAAGATATTAAGATTTATACCCTTTCCGGTCAATTAATCAGAACTTCTGAAAGCAAATATGCTAGATATCTAAATGTTGCAGATCTTCAAAAAGGAAATTACATCATTACGGCTACAATAGATAATCAGCCGGTATCTCAGAAAATTATTAAAGATTAA
- a CDS encoding gluzincin family metallopeptidase has product MKKFGVSIFLFFGIVQFHAQKDSISINAELSPDRKTIDVSQQIVYYNHSDKDLNTIKLLNWISAYNKRGTTLVYRKLEDRNYNLHFAKKEELGKVLHLEISDDKHSITIQNEVTDENLFLKLKEALHPGQQIKLELKYKLQLPDRKFTGYGTSPQDTALKYFFIVPDHFDDSNMVKRNYRDIEESVNFKTYWAVKFNTKEVYNIQSNLPKNEPDSFSGYLNSDPEFLFSKNNYPSVTINSDDVKTEIQFGYPVSSQEIQNLEFYLPLQLKFIKERIGSIPEKLFISDKFRAKEDFFGNNDIQFWKFRFKLFSDAENADLDYFGIISKKILEEKIIADKEENHWFKNGLKSYLEIQYLKKFYSDAKLLGQLPETKIFGVKPLKLFHASKVKLLDRYGLAYQYIMTQNLDQKIDEPFSVLSNFNDMAISSFETGTLFSYSADKMGAEKFNTLVKDYIAENANNEVNPHDFLEKLSEKDASSEYLKRYISKKQRVNFRLKNFRTENDFLNVKIAKNTDENIPVKLEAQTKEGKRTTYWIDTEKNERQKTVQIPAEDVYKITLNNDYIFPEANYRDNFLYTKGIFSNAKKIKFKLIKDIPNPEFNEIYLNPRIRFTNTYDKFLIGMNFKNQSLFDQKFLYSITPSYSTGTGKLTGSGAISYSFLPAESVIQRLTFGVSGSYFHYDYDLAYQKNSLYTNISFRKNPRSTVSRGLGISYTYFQRDLNPQMIAQNDYAKYNLWTVGYGFTDNEMIHEKSFSISTQGMEDYNKITAEALYRWEFAPRQKLSLRLFGGYFARNETRNNIFDYGISRVSDYSFSYNLLGQSATGGILSQQFILADGGFKSFIPGSVNQWITSFNVDSSVWKIFHIYADAGLYKNKNQPTQFIWDSGVKVRLIPDFLEIFLPVQSSLGFEPAFKDYGKRIRYTLILNLSTIINAARRGWY; this is encoded by the coding sequence TTGAAAAAATTTGGTGTAAGTATTTTTCTGTTTTTTGGAATTGTGCAATTTCATGCACAAAAAGACAGTATATCTATAAATGCGGAACTTTCTCCGGACAGAAAAACCATTGATGTAAGTCAGCAAATTGTTTATTACAATCATTCCGACAAAGATCTTAATACCATTAAACTTCTCAACTGGATTTCTGCTTACAATAAGCGAGGAACAACCCTTGTTTACCGCAAACTTGAAGACCGTAATTACAACTTACATTTCGCTAAAAAAGAAGAACTTGGTAAAGTTTTACATCTCGAAATAAGCGATGATAAGCATTCAATAACGATTCAAAATGAGGTAACTGATGAAAATCTTTTCCTGAAACTGAAAGAAGCTCTTCATCCTGGACAGCAGATAAAATTAGAGCTTAAATACAAACTTCAATTACCTGACAGAAAATTTACAGGATACGGGACTTCTCCACAAGATACTGCATTGAAGTATTTTTTCATTGTACCGGATCATTTTGATGACTCCAACATGGTAAAACGAAACTACCGCGATATTGAGGAATCTGTAAATTTTAAAACCTATTGGGCTGTAAAATTTAACACTAAAGAAGTTTACAACATTCAAAGTAATCTTCCAAAGAACGAGCCTGATTCTTTTAGCGGATATTTGAATTCTGACCCTGAATTTCTTTTCAGCAAAAATAATTACCCATCCGTTACCATAAATTCTGATGATGTAAAAACCGAAATACAGTTTGGTTATCCGGTAAGTTCACAGGAAATTCAAAATCTAGAGTTTTACCTTCCATTACAGTTGAAATTCATTAAAGAAAGAATAGGAAGCATTCCTGAAAAACTTTTTATTTCTGATAAATTCAGAGCAAAAGAAGATTTTTTCGGAAATAACGATATCCAGTTCTGGAAATTCAGATTCAAACTATTTTCGGATGCGGAAAATGCAGATTTGGATTATTTTGGGATTATCAGCAAAAAAATTCTCGAGGAAAAAATCATTGCAGATAAAGAGGAAAACCATTGGTTTAAAAACGGATTAAAATCTTATTTGGAAATACAGTATCTAAAAAAATTCTACAGTGATGCAAAACTGTTGGGACAGCTTCCGGAAACTAAAATCTTTGGAGTAAAACCTTTAAAATTATTTCATGCATCTAAAGTAAAATTACTCGATCGGTACGGATTAGCCTATCAGTACATTATGACACAGAATCTGGATCAGAAAATTGACGAACCTTTTTCGGTGCTCAGCAATTTCAATGATATGGCAATAAGTAGTTTCGAAACTGGAACATTGTTCAGTTATTCGGCGGATAAGATGGGTGCAGAAAAATTCAACACACTCGTTAAAGACTATATTGCAGAGAATGCGAACAATGAAGTAAATCCTCACGATTTTTTAGAAAAACTTTCGGAAAAAGATGCTTCTTCGGAATATCTTAAACGTTATATCAGCAAAAAACAACGGGTTAATTTCAGATTAAAAAATTTCAGAACCGAAAACGATTTTCTGAATGTGAAAATTGCAAAAAACACAGACGAAAATATTCCTGTAAAGCTCGAAGCACAGACAAAAGAAGGCAAAAGAACAACTTATTGGATAGATACAGAAAAAAATGAACGCCAGAAAACCGTACAAATCCCTGCGGAAGATGTTTACAAAATTACTTTAAACAACGATTATATTTTCCCTGAGGCTAATTACAGAGATAATTTCCTTTATACAAAAGGGATTTTTTCTAATGCCAAAAAAATTAAATTTAAGCTGATAAAAGACATTCCAAATCCGGAGTTTAATGAAATTTATCTCAACCCGAGAATTCGTTTCACCAATACTTATGATAAGTTTCTTATCGGGATGAACTTCAAAAACCAGTCATTATTCGATCAGAAATTTCTGTATTCTATAACTCCGTCTTACAGTACAGGAACGGGGAAACTTACGGGTTCCGGAGCTATTTCCTACTCGTTTTTACCTGCCGAAAGTGTGATCCAAAGACTTACTTTTGGAGTTTCAGGCTCTTATTTTCATTACGATTATGATTTAGCATATCAGAAAAATTCTTTGTACACCAATATTAGTTTCAGAAAAAACCCTAGAAGTACAGTCAGTCGTGGATTAGGGATTTCCTACACCTATTTTCAACGTGATCTCAATCCTCAAATGATTGCTCAAAATGATTATGCTAAATATAATCTCTGGACGGTTGGTTATGGGTTTACCGACAACGAGATGATTCATGAAAAAAGTTTCAGCATCAGTACTCAGGGAATGGAAGATTACAATAAAATTACCGCTGAAGCATTATACCGATGGGAATTTGCACCAAGACAAAAGTTGAGTTTGAGACTTTTTGGAGGGTATTTTGCCAGAAATGAAACCAGAAACAATATTTTCGATTATGGGATATCCCGAGTTTCAGATTATTCATTTTCGTATAATCTTTTGGGACAAAGTGCAACCGGTGGGATATTGTCTCAGCAGTTTATTTTGGCAGACGGAGGTTTTAAATCTTTTATTCCGGGAAGTGTAAATCAGTGGATTACTTCTTTTAATGTAGATTCAAGTGTTTGGAAAATTTTTCATATTTACGCAGATGCCGGACTTTACAAAAACAAAAATCAGCCTACACAATTCATTTGGGACAGCGGTGTAAAAGTTCGGCTTATACCCGATTTCCTTGAAATATTTTTACCCGTACAGTCTTCTTTAGGATTCGAACCCGCTTTCAAGGATTATGGAAAAAGAATACGATATACTTTAATCCTGAATTTAAGCACCATTATTAATGCAGCAAGGAGAGGATGGTATTAA
- the pyrF gene encoding orotidine-5'-phosphate decarboxylase: MESKKEFFLECYKLGIIKFGRFTLKSGIESPFYVDLRPLASDPKILKNLANYLLDMLPLDNFDLICGVPYAALPMATAMSLESYIPLIIKRKEAKEYGTKKMIEGIYQKGQNCLLVEDVITSGKSLVETIAEIEQEDIKVADIVVVLDREQGGKQLLESKGYRVHTLFNISEVCEILQENGDLSDAEVQRINDFLKGNHIQFEEKKRLSYQQKFEQAQHSVSKKLLETALAKESNLIASADVTTTKELLELAEKVGPHIIALKTHIDIISDFDYQNTIIPLKEIASKHKFLLMEDRKFADIGNTQELQFTSGVFRITDWADFVTSQVIGGFESLDCFKNVGVVAIIGMSSKGTLTSNNYREEALKIALSHPNVIGGVSQNPIPEEILLFTPGVNLADSGDGKGQQYNTPEHVFKTLHTDFIIVGRGIYKSENPEQAASQYKSAGWNAYLTSL; the protein is encoded by the coding sequence ATGGAAAGTAAAAAAGAATTCTTTTTGGAATGCTACAAACTGGGCATCATCAAATTTGGAAGATTCACCCTGAAAAGCGGTATTGAAAGCCCTTTTTATGTAGACTTAAGACCACTCGCATCCGATCCTAAAATCCTTAAAAATCTTGCCAACTATCTTTTGGATATGCTTCCTTTGGATAACTTCGACCTCATCTGCGGAGTTCCTTATGCTGCACTTCCGATGGCAACTGCGATGTCTTTGGAAAGCTACATTCCGTTAATTATTAAAAGAAAAGAAGCCAAAGAATACGGTACAAAAAAAATGATTGAGGGAATTTACCAGAAAGGACAGAATTGCCTTTTGGTAGAAGACGTTATCACCTCCGGAAAATCTTTGGTAGAAACCATTGCCGAAATCGAGCAGGAAGATATTAAAGTAGCAGATATTGTTGTGGTTTTAGACCGAGAACAGGGAGGAAAACAACTTTTGGAAAGCAAAGGATACCGCGTTCATACACTTTTCAATATTTCTGAAGTTTGCGAAATTCTTCAAGAAAATGGAGATCTTAGCGATGCAGAAGTTCAGAGAATTAACGATTTCTTAAAAGGAAATCATATTCAGTTTGAAGAAAAAAAGAGACTTTCTTATCAGCAGAAATTTGAGCAGGCACAACATTCTGTTTCAAAAAAATTATTAGAAACGGCATTAGCAAAAGAATCTAATCTCATTGCTTCGGCAGATGTTACTACTACAAAAGAACTTTTGGAACTCGCAGAAAAAGTGGGACCACACATTATTGCATTAAAAACTCACATCGACATTATTTCGGATTTTGATTACCAAAATACCATTATCCCATTAAAAGAAATAGCCTCAAAGCATAAATTTCTATTAATGGAAGACCGAAAATTTGCCGATATAGGAAATACTCAGGAATTGCAGTTTACAAGCGGAGTTTTCAGAATTACCGACTGGGCAGATTTTGTAACTTCTCAGGTTATCGGAGGTTTCGAATCTTTAGACTGCTTCAAAAATGTGGGCGTAGTTGCCATTATAGGAATGTCTTCCAAAGGTACGTTAACATCCAATAATTACCGTGAAGAAGCCCTGAAAATCGCCCTTTCTCATCCTAACGTAATTGGTGGGGTTTCTCAAAATCCTATTCCTGAAGAAATTCTGCTTTTCACTCCTGGAGTAAACCTCGCAGATTCAGGTGACGGAAAGGGGCAGCAATATAATACTCCGGAACATGTATTTAAAACCCTTCATACAGATTTTATCATCGTAGGAAGAGGAATTTATAAATCTGAAAACCCAGAACAGGCAGCATCACAATATAAAAGTGCAGGCTGGAATGCCTATCTCACATCTTTGTAA
- a CDS encoding YkvA family protein codes for MKYSKITIAKEAISHKGFLKKIPDIFRMVKLWRKGVYPAKSMDMILPLLGILYVLSPIDLIPDFFIPVVGVLDDLAVLSFTIPKLMKEVDKFLLWETERKYGNAQIIEAEIVK; via the coding sequence ATGAAATATTCTAAAATCACAATTGCTAAAGAGGCCATAAGCCACAAAGGATTTCTGAAAAAAATCCCCGATATTTTCAGAATGGTTAAGTTATGGAGAAAAGGTGTTTATCCTGCAAAGTCGATGGATATGATTCTTCCGCTTTTAGGGATTTTATATGTACTTTCTCCCATAGATTTAATTCCAGATTTTTTCATTCCTGTTGTAGGGGTTTTGGACGATTTGGCTGTTTTATCCTTTACCATCCCAAAACTAATGAAAGAAGTAGATAAATTTCTTCTTTGGGAAACCGAACGAAAATATGGCAATGCACAAATAATAGAGGCAGAAATTGTAAAATAA
- a CDS encoding T9SS type A sorting domain-containing protein → MKKIFTILGIVAVAGVANAQTNVLSDTFSYVGALTNNGWVNHSGTQGQLTSDGSKVNLVAGNSEDANKAFSSSYAVSATGISKADYSAVINVPSATGLSTSGDYFLMFTVTAGTTTGNFNGRLYIKGSATGYSLGVLNNGSGTSAIPTYGTEVPYGTASNILVTFIMDNSVSPATNTATLQIDSQPLLTNSTGAGASPATLAGIAIRQAGNATSGTGNVSISNLVARVYAPVLAISDFNKSKSLFVKNTFVKNDEITFGEDAKDVKVYTLTGQLLKATSVKANETVNVADLPKGSYLVTGTVNNQPVSQKILKD, encoded by the coding sequence ATGAAAAAGATCTTTACAATTTTAGGAATTGTTGCAGTTGCAGGAGTTGCAAATGCACAAACTAATGTTTTATCAGATACGTTTAGCTATGTTGGTGCTTTAACAAATAATGGTTGGGTTAATCATAGTGGAACACAAGGTCAGTTAACCTCAGATGGATCTAAAGTTAATCTTGTTGCGGGTAATAGTGAGGATGCAAATAAAGCGTTTAGTTCATCATACGCCGTGAGTGCTACGGGAATTAGCAAAGCAGATTATTCTGCTGTCATTAATGTTCCAAGTGCAACCGGTCTCTCAACTTCAGGGGATTATTTTTTAATGTTTACGGTGACTGCAGGAACAACAACTGGTAATTTTAATGGGAGATTATATATTAAAGGTTCTGCAACTGGATATTCTTTAGGGGTTTTAAATAATGGGTCTGGTACTTCTGCAATTCCAACTTATGGAACAGAAGTTCCTTATGGTACTGCATCAAATATTTTGGTTACTTTTATAATGGATAATTCGGTTTCTCCCGCAACAAATACTGCTACTTTACAAATCGATTCTCAACCACTTTTAACAAATAGCACAGGGGCAGGAGCTTCACCCGCTACTTTAGCAGGTATTGCGATTAGACAAGCAGGGAATGCAACATCTGGGACTGGAAATGTTAGCATAAGTAATTTGGTGGCTAGAGTGTATGCTCCTGTATTGGCTATTTCAGATTTTAACAAATCTAAATCTCTTTTCGTAAAAAATACTTTCGTAAAAAATGACGAAATTACTTTTGGAGAGGATGCGAAAGACGTAAAAGTTTACACGTTAACAGGTCAATTGTTAAAAGCAACTTCTGTTAAAGCTAACGAAACTGTAAATGTTGCAGATTTGCCTAAAGGTAGCTATCTAGTAACAGGAACTGTAAATAACCAACCAGTTTCTCAGAAAATTTTGAAAGATTAA